TAACAGACATTATCTGAGATTTCCACGCGGCTTGGCTTGTAAAAATGCGACGTTGTCAGTATTGGCGCAGTGAGCGGTAGAGACTAGTGCCAGGTGTCATTAATCGCATATGACAAATGTCAGAAGAAACATTTTTATAAGCATCGGCTTCAACCCGAACTTAGAATAGAGATAGCACCCTATGCCTGCACCCGTGACAACCGAGCATTCTGCTAAACCGGCCTCCAAAGCTATGCCGCTTATCCTTGGCCTGCTGCTGGGAGTAATTGCAACTTTGCTCATTGCGTTCGCGCTGATGCGGGCAGAGTCTGGTCCGCTGGAGCGCCTTTGGTCTGCGATTACGGGACGAAACACGCGCATTGCCAGCCAGCCGACGGTGGTGGAACGAATCCAGCAGCTTCAGCGGCTTGAAACCGTGGTCTACACCATGGACCAGATCGTTTCCGGAGAGAAAGACAATCCCATCCTGCCGGACTTCCTTACAGGCGACCGCCTGCTGATGCTGGTGCACGGACAAGTTGTGGCTGGAGTTGATTTCAAGCAATTGCACCCCGGCGACATTGTCATTAGTGGAAAAGAAATTCGCGTGCGCCTGCCCCAGCCGCAAGTCTTCATGACACGAGTGGACGAATCGCGAACCAAGGTTTACTCGCGCCAAACCGGATTGCTGGTGCGCGTGGATCCCAACCTGGAGAGTCAAGTCCGGCAACAGGCCGAGCGCCAGTTGCTGGAGGCGGCGCTGCAGGATGGCATCCTGAATACCGCGAAGCAGAATGCCCGCGCTACCCTCAGCAGTATGCTCATTGGACTCGGGTTCGAGAAGGTCGAGTTTGACTAGAGAGTGTTTCATAAAATGTTACCTAGAAAGTAACACTGCCCACCCCACTTGCTGTTCTTGTCTGGGTAGCGGTAAGCCATGGTTATCCAATGAGATAGGGAGGAGGCCAAGGCACTTGCTGCTTATGGTCCGGAATAATATGTTGCGGAAAACATCCAACCTCTATCTCGTAACTCTACAGTAAACA
The DNA window shown above is from Terriglobales bacterium and carries:
- a CDS encoding DUF4230 domain-containing protein is translated as MPAPVTTEHSAKPASKAMPLILGLLLGVIATLLIAFALMRAESGPLERLWSAITGRNTRIASQPTVVERIQQLQRLETVVYTMDQIVSGEKDNPILPDFLTGDRLLMLVHGQVVAGVDFKQLHPGDIVISGKEIRVRLPQPQVFMTRVDESRTKVYSRQTGLLVRVDPNLESQVRQQAERQLLEAALQDGILNTAKQNARATLSSMLIGLGFEKVEFD